The segment AATATAAAGTCTATAATTCATGAGAAGAAGAAATTTAATACCTTTTGGTGGAACGAAAAGGAAGAGAAGCTCCTCTGCTGCAGATTGAACACGATGTGGTCACCAGAAGCATTGTCGCATGTCGGACATCTAACGGCCATTGTCGGAGCTCAATCTCTTCCTGCGGCCATCATCGGAGCTCCATCTCTTCCCACGGCCATCGTCGGAGCTCCATCTCTTCCCACGGCCAGAGCTCCATCGCTTCCCACGGCCATCGTCGTCATCGCTTCCCACGGCCATCATCGTCATCGCTTCCCACAGCCATCGTCGTCATCTCTCATTCTCTCTCTTTCgttttgttttcaggtgacGAAAGCAACTGAAGCTTCTAGCGGTTCATCTGGGCTATCCCGCGGTTCATCTGGGCCATCCCGCTTTTAACCCGGTACCGTGCAAGCCCCATCCCGCAAAGCCCGCTTTTTTGCGGGTCATAAATTCCTAGGCCCAAACCCGCCCCGCACCAAACCCTTTTGGGCCAGGCCCGCGGTCCAATACCCAGTTTGCCATCCCTACTCATATGTCCCAGACGTGAGTGCCATATTTTTGTCTTGTCAGTTTCTGCCCTTGACACATTCGCTTCTTCTTTCATAACTGTTCCTTGCAAGTAATACAATCCTTCATGGTACTTACCGGATAAAATCTCTTTCCCATCTTTGAAGAAACGTATTAAGAAGTTTTCTCCTTCGTATTTGCAACCTGCTCGTTCTAGCATCCCGTAGGATATTAGATTCCTGCTCATATTAGGCATATATCTTACATCTGTAAGAATAACCACGGTTCCGTCGGGTCTCACGATCCTTATCTTGCCAATCCCTTTGACGTCGCAGTGAGTGTTGTTTGCCATCAAAACTTTTCCTCCTTGAAATTCGACTAGGTCAAATAGAACGTCTTTATTGGGTGTCATATGGAAAGAACAACCAGAATCCATGACCCATTCTGAACCGGCGTCGTGTGTACTAACTGTTAGTACAAATGGCTGCTTAGGCTCTTCAGCTACATTAGCAGCTTTATGCGTTTTCTTTTCTGGACATTCTCGCTTCCAATGTCCTTCCTTCCCGCATGTCCAGCATCCTTTGTTGTTCTTATCGTATCTAGGCTTTGATTTAGATCGCCCGTGCCTGCTTTTAGATCTGCCTTTACCGTTTCTGTTTCCTCCTTTATTAAATGATCTTCCCCTGTCTTCCACGTATAGTCCTTCATCTTGTGATTTTGAAAGCTTTCCACTTTCAAGTAACTCTCGTTCCTTAGACCTTGCGGCACCTGTCACTTCATTGATCTTGAGAGTGTCTCTGCCATATTTGAGAGTTTCCTTAAGATGATCATACATACGTGGCATTGAGTTTAGTAACAGAATAGCTTGAACTTCTTCTGAGACATCCACGTTCAAGTTACTTAGGTCTGCTACTAACTTTAGAAAATCATCAACGTTTGCATCTATGTCCTTAGAATCGTTCATCTTGAACGTGTAGAACTTATGTTGTAAGTAGATACGATTCGGCAAAGAGGTTTCTGTGTACAGCGTGTTTAATGCGGTCCACATTGCAGCAGCGGTTTCACAATGGCTGATCTTCCGTAGAACTTGGTTACCTACGTTGACGATGATGAGATCTTTGGCTTTCTCCGACTTTTCAAGTTTAACGGGATCAATTTTTGAGCTTGATTCCGTAGTTCCATCTCCTGTGACTTTCGTATCTCCTTCTGCTTCCTCTTTTGGCGGATCCAACAGAAGGTTCTCATCAGTTAGAATGTCCTTTAGCCCTAGGACTCCAAAGTGAGCCATCATACGAACTTTCCACAGCGAGAAATCTCCAGTTCCTTCGAACCTATCAATTTCGATCCTGGTTTTCCCCATCCCTTAAGCACCTGCAATCTAACCTGgattgctctgataccacttgttagGAATTCAATCCAACTTGTGCTTATGGAACTCAACGATCAATTTGATAACAAACTCTGTTCTTGgttttattaactttaaaggTTTCTTTAGAACACAATATAGATCACAAGACAACTCTTATGCAAATAGCAAAGCCTAACTTGTTCTTTCTATATCTTGTATTCTGTGTATATTCGGATAATCCTAAAAGCTATGACTACCTCCCTATTTATAGTCCCCAGACTTTCCTATTACTAATTGCCTTAGCAATTTAGTTTAACCGACATAATAACGTGAAAAGGAAAACTAACGTCTTTCCTTTATTGTGCAGGTATAGCTTATTGGGCTGAGATTGAGTTTGGCCCATATTCTCACAGAGGAGAAagacaagaagaagagagacgTCACAGTTCGAGCAATAGAGGATAATATATGAGCTAATATTACTCATTCAATGGTTCATATATGAGCTTTATATGTTAAAATCAAAGGAATACTAATTTTACCATATAAACTTGATACCATTTccaaatttacttttaaatgaTTAACACTTTCATAAATGTCTTacatttttgacaaaaaaaaagactgtaCTAATCATCCTAaagaatttataaaacatttgtaAAGATGTGTATACGTATGGAATAGTTTATTTTTCTGGTAAGCCTCTTAAGTCTTAAGCTTCGCTATCTGCGCGgatgtttgtttttacttttttttttataaataaatatttatttgtataagtgataatatatatttttaaatttatccgttcaaataattgtttaatataacatttttaaaaatactaattttatagtttatattgtgatttttttttcatcaacaaacagactcatatagattCTATAGTTTATATTGTGATATCATCCATATTTTTAGAATCTGACCAGACGATTGAGTAAAAACTTGTTAGTATTATTTTGAACAAGTTACCGCTATGATAAAATTGGTAGACACGCTGCTCTTAAGAAGCAATGATAGAGCATCTCGGTTCGAGTCCGAGTAGCAgcataaaatcttataaaagagatattataagttttataatcaaattaataacaaatgtatttttattttttggaagcatgcaaccgcacgggtatttattttcactttttataactaaattattctttttattcataatttttataatatatatttataatttacatgtatgatataattgttttaaaatggcattttaaaacataaaattctatttatcataataaataaatatatttttgtttttctaccATCAATTATATCatctatattttttatcatatttattttatcgtatttataaataattggacttttagttatattaaatatactaccaataatatattaacagattaatttgtattttatttatatgttgtgaaattttttattttgtggtttttctttctatttattaaataataagaaatataaCTACATatgtttaaaacaatattatggatcatttttataaatgatGAAAATGATGTTACAGAAATTACTGATACTCTCTGATTTTATTCACATATTTTCGTATCTATTTATTAGATTAGttacaaaaaatttataatcaaaatttgaaattgaaaatatatatttatatttccgTTTATGAAAGAATGTGAAAAGGAAGATATTAAGGTGTAatcttaattaaattatatagtaTCATATATTGGTAAGCTAGATTATAGGAAGTATGTAGTTTGGACTAAAAAAATGAATGAATTCAATTTTTAAACAATTGGTTTTTAATCATAATTTAAAAAGTATCTACATGActttttttgatatattaatgctcaaattatttttaaataattatttatttcttcgAAAAGACaagaattattaaaaatatgtttatttaattttcagtgTCGTTAGATTGTAAATATTGTTCAAGTTTAATGGTTAGTCTTAATTTATACTttacttttaatatattagattcgAGTTATATATATGTTCGAGTTATGATTGATTAATTAtacttcagtttttttttaaatttgtataactttgtatatatgaatttattttGAATGTAAATTTATTTCAGATTTAGTTAATAATACTTCATATTCAATTACTTTTAGATATCAcatcaaaataaatatcaaattggatatttgaattatttaattatgtttCAAAAACTATTATCAGATATTTGAGTTTGtcttttttagatttttggattttgtaaggATATTCATTTGGATTTGTGGCGAATTAGGTTAATAAACCAGTAATCCGAAAACCACACTTCAAAAttcattcaaatatttttaaagattaCATATTCAGATTTTCGGTTCAAATTTGGATATTTGGGTTCACTTACAAATGGTCAGGCCTAAGTACACGACTTACTTTTTATTTCTAacgtgtgtgtatatataaagcTGGGATAATTTACTTCACATTAACGGAAcatgttcttcttctttttttgtcaacacgGAACATGTTCTTCAGTAAATGAAATGTACATTGATGTTCTATGATTGTTATTATGATTCCTATCTATACATTCATATAAGCCCTGTCAGTATAATAACGAAGGTAAACTCCAAAGATTGAAAAGAGCCGAAGCAAGCAACAGAAACCAACACAAGAAAGCCAATGTAGCCGATACTTGGTATTGGCTACAGAGGTTATCACCGCAGATGGGTGCACCCATAGACGAAAGCAGCTCGGTTGCACTGGCTACACCACATGCCCCACCCAGTGAAAGAAACGACATTACCTGTGTTACAAAGAATAATGATGATATTACAATACGCAGCTATACATTAGGAAGATTAATAAagcactcttttttttttttttgcttacggTATCACCGGCGAGAACCATGGATAGAAGTCTTGGTTCATGCGGAAGTTGTTTGAGTAAAACAGAGTATGAATCGGCCAGTGCAAGTGAGATGCTCCATGGAGTTACAAAAGCCATCACAGTCGTCAAATAGCTTCAAGAAAATatcaaattcaaatatttatgaatgGAATACGCAAAGcaagtttgttttatttaactGTCTCTAAGAACCTAAAACCAAAACAAGCAACCACTAACTAATCATGGAACCAAACCCTATCCTCTTATGTTTAATTTGATCAAAACCACCAACAGAGACCAAACCTTATCCTCAAATGTTCAATCAAAATTCAGAATTTCCAACAATTATGTGTCGATAATACAAAACAGAGAGAAACCCTTGTCCAAATTTCACATATTTTGTTTCTAAGAATCATCTTTCCATCGATTCAAGAAATTTTCAGAACCCAGAAAGTCGCAGGAGGACAATAGTACAGAACCTCTTATCATGATCGAACAAGAACATGGAGGAAACGTGTAGGGGAATTACCAGAAGGTAGTGAAGTCATAGAAGTCGTAATCCAAACACATGAAGATGAGAGAAGCGGAAGAGAAGATGATTTGGCCGAAACGGAGAGCGAAACTGGCGCTGGTGCCGAACGATCCCGGCACATGCTCCATCCCCCCTGCTCTTTCTCTCCAcataacaaaaagaagaagcatcAATTCAACTCACTTTCCTGGAAAATTCGTagcagaaagaaaagaaaaaaaaaagctttcttCATCCATACCTGTGACGACGCCAACTGTACTCTGTTTCCCCTTTATTCTCTTTTTGCTTTGCTgttttacaaatattaattacttCATAAACTACTAacgtttttttaatttataatggGCAATATAAATATGTgttatttagtttaatttttgttgtcaatgttatttagtttttattgttgaaaaatatgtatgtatttccattaaatgtaatatttatcAAGCAATAGATGGGAACAAATTGTCTGATTTTGAATAATTGTTGATGCTTATTATATGCTAATTACTACTTGTGTTGTATATTGAATATAtttagggtatgactggttttcccgctaccacccgcaaacgcagcttttgcagttagtagcggttgctggcgttttgcaacaatcgctcaaactgctctaaaccgctccaaatcgctccaaatcgctctgaacctcataaattcaaaagctggttccagctagcgtttgcggttgcgggcgtttgcgggaggataaaaaattttttttttttttcaaaacaatataaatacaaaaataaaaaaattcaataaaaaaattaaagtgaaattataaaaatgctaaaatatatcaattaaattttaattaatattataaaactttaaaataaaaatattttctatatttttaaaaaaattaaactataactttctaaatataaattttatatttattataatattattatttttgatatttttataattgtataaaatgtaaatattataaatttattatttaacagctgctgcatttggtagttaaccagtcataagtatcccgcaaacgcacaaatttctaaccgcagaaccagtcgtacaaatctcttaaaaccgctagaaaccgcaaccacccgcatccgcaaactcccgcaaccgcaaccgcaaccgctgcggttaaaccagtcaggcccttagtAGGATGGCTCTCAATCAGCCACCAAACGtataactttctttttttaatactttCTTATCTATTAATATATTGACCAGAATTGACACTTTTTATGGCTTTATGCGCTAGTTCCTATCCATCGACAAATGTAGTCCAACCATAAGAATCATATTAAAAACTTAGTCAACTTCGAATTAATTAAAGACAATACAAAATATATCAATGGTGGTCATCTATAATACTGAAACATACCATCACACCCAACTCGAATGCACCTaaacttatttttatataattataaaggaaaataattgacaagatattttcaaaattaacaaCTTCCAATTTTCATGATATCATAACGTGTAACCAATACGCAACTCATTCTTTGTTGTCTCGCTCAAATCCATGTTCCATTTCTTGCGGTTCATTAAACTCGCGTGTGAGTTTTATTTTTGCTTAATTTGGTTACTCGCGTGTGAGTTTGtaactagagattttttttacttttttggtaaaatttttGTAACTAAAGAATTGATTTACTGAAAcataatatatcaaaatttatatatttatcgaGCACTTTCATTAATGTAAAAGTGAGGTTTCGATACAGTTTAACTAGGGTTTTAAAATCAAAAAGTGACTCAATCTGACCATACCAATTACCCCTTGGATCTTTACGTCTTTTGGTACCTTAAGCACCCAAGTTAGTATGGGGCGGTTAAAGACTCTCGAACACTTCGATCACTTCCGGTTGCTCTTTGTGATCTTCAACAAGACCTCTCTTCCACAGAAGCGACCGTGTTCTTGACGTTCTCCTTCGACAGAACTTCCTCGTCACCTCTGCCTCCGGCAAGCAAAGCCACTGTATTACCGTACCCAGTGGATCCACCACGACCCTTAGGGTACGAAGGGACAAAGAGAAACGGCACGCGTTCCCTCACAGAAGCAGAAATGTGACTGCTGCTTAACCgatctcatcttcttccttgaAGATCACGCTTCCATCAGAACCAACCTGTTAAATGAACATTTCAATTTGACCTGTCTGTTTATTGCGGGAGAAGCAACACCAAAAATTGAGTGTGCAAGTGGGGCAGGTCATGAGCTTGGTGTTTTTAAAATACGGTGCGGTGTTGATACTGACGCTACCTGCCCTGACGCGGTGAAGAAAGTAGGCTCAGAGCAAAATTTCTTGCCGGTATACTTACCAGATTTAAATGAAAATGTATGAAGAGACACTGTCAATAGTCGGACACTGGTTCGCGGTACCAGTAGTCCCCTTGACCTCCATGTAGGTATTGCTCTTTATCTCGTAGTACGTTAGCCTCTTTGGTGGCTCTTGCCACCTTTATTTCccgaaatatatatttaaaaacctAGGTTTAATCAATTTCCATAAAGAATAAACAACT is part of the Brassica rapa cultivar Chiifu-401-42 chromosome A09, CAAS_Brap_v3.01, whole genome shotgun sequence genome and harbors:
- the LOC103841000 gene encoding CASP-like protein ARALYDRAFT_485429 isoform X2 — protein: MEHVPGSFGTSASFALRFGQIIFSSASLIFMCLDYDFYDFTTFCYLTTVMAFVTPWSISLALADSYSVLLKQLPHEPRLLSMVLAGDTVMSFLSLGGACGVASATELLSSMGAPICGDNLCSQYQVSATLAFLCWFLLLASALFNLWSLPSLLY
- the LOC103841000 gene encoding CASP-like protein ARALYDRAFT_485429 isoform X1 — encoded protein: MLLLFVMWRERAGGMEHVPGSFGTSASFALRFGQIIFSSASLIFMCLDYDFYDFTTFCYLTTVMAFVTPWSISLALADSYSVLLKQLPHEPRLLSMVLAGDTVMSFLSLGGACGVASATELLSSMGAPICGDNLCSQYQVSATLAFLCWFLLLASALFNLWSLPSLLY
- the LOC117127820 gene encoding LOW QUALITY PROTEIN: oxygen-evolving enhancer protein 1-2, chloroplastic (The sequence of the model RefSeq protein was modified relative to this genomic sequence to represent the inferred CDS: inserted 3 bases in 2 codons; deleted 6 bases in 4 codons; substituted 3 bases at 3 genomic stop codons) translates to MDDWWQEPPKRLTYYEIKSNTYMEVKGTTGTANQCPTIDSVSHTFSFKSGKYTGKKFCSEPTFFTVRAGSVSINTAPYFKNTKLMTCPTCTLNFWCCFSRNKQTGQIEMFIXQVGSDGSVIFKEEDEIGXAAVTFLLXVRERVPFLFVPSYPKGRGGSTGYGNTVALLAGGRGDEEVLSKENVKNTVASVEEXGLVEDHKEQPEVIEVFESLXPPHTNLGAKVPKDVKIQGVWYGQIESLFDFKTLVKLYRNLTFTLMKVLDKYINFDILCFSKSIL